A region of Microbacterium suwonense DNA encodes the following proteins:
- a CDS encoding peptide-methionine (S)-S-oxide reductase has translation MDAERESEEIYLAGGCLWGVQAFVATLPGVTFTEAGRANGTSARIDGEYDGYAECVRTRFDPAVVSVEQLMAYLFEIIDPYSVNEQGPDVGEKYRTGVYSTQRTHLERARAFIASRSDADRVAVEVLPLGNYVRSAEEHQDRLARFPEDSCHLSAELLTKYAR, from the coding sequence GTGGATGCAGAGCGAGAGTCCGAGGAGATCTATCTCGCTGGCGGGTGCCTGTGGGGAGTGCAGGCGTTCGTCGCGACACTTCCCGGGGTGACATTCACCGAGGCGGGCAGAGCCAACGGCACCAGTGCACGCATCGACGGCGAATACGACGGTTACGCGGAATGCGTGCGAACACGGTTCGACCCGGCGGTCGTGAGCGTCGAACAGCTGATGGCGTACCTCTTCGAGATCATCGATCCATACAGCGTCAACGAACAGGGCCCGGATGTCGGGGAGAAGTACCGCACCGGCGTGTATTCCACACAGCGCACCCACCTCGAGCGGGCGCGGGCCTTCATCGCCAGCAGAAGCGATGCGGACCGTGTCGCCGTGGAGGTGCTGCCGCTGGGCAACTACGTGCGAAGTGCCGAGGAGCACCAGGACCGGCTCGCGCGATTCCCCGAGGACTCCTGTCACCTCTCCGCGGAGCTGCTGACCAAGTACGCGAGATGA
- a CDS encoding DUF6328 family protein: MEAAQRRPGETPSERADRNWNELMQELRVMQTGTQILTGFLLAVAFQPRFEHLDDVQRTLYIVLVLLAATATVLALTPVGLHRMLFHQHRKVDLVRMANRLVKANLVVIGAVTVGVVALILDVTVDRPVAIVAVCLGVVVILLLWVALPRHLRRDAD, encoded by the coding sequence ATGGAAGCAGCGCAACGGCGACCGGGCGAGACGCCCTCAGAGCGCGCCGACCGCAACTGGAACGAGCTGATGCAGGAGCTGCGGGTCATGCAGACCGGCACGCAGATCCTCACCGGCTTTCTGCTGGCCGTCGCCTTCCAGCCGCGGTTCGAGCATCTGGACGATGTGCAGCGGACGCTGTACATCGTGCTGGTGCTGCTCGCGGCCACAGCGACGGTGCTCGCGCTCACACCTGTGGGACTGCACCGGATGCTGTTCCACCAGCACCGCAAGGTGGATCTTGTGCGGATGGCGAATCGTCTGGTGAAGGCGAACCTCGTGGTCATCGGTGCGGTGACGGTCGGAGTGGTCGCGTTGATCCTCGATGTCACCGTCGACCGGCCGGTGGCGATCGTCGCGGTGTGCCTCGGCGTCGTCGTCATCCTGCTGCTGTGGGTGGCTCTTCCGCGGCACCTGCGGCGCGACGCGGACTGA
- a CDS encoding DUF2249 domain-containing protein: protein MSNDPKLDVRNDVPQRRHELILQNYHELEAGKGFELINDHDPKPLWYQFDAEFKGQFTWDYLEEGPEVWRVRIGKPAA, encoded by the coding sequence ATGAGCAATGATCCGAAGCTCGACGTACGCAACGATGTGCCGCAGCGCCGTCACGAGTTGATTCTGCAGAACTACCACGAGCTGGAAGCCGGCAAGGGATTCGAGCTGATCAATGATCACGACCCGAAACCGCTGTGGTACCAGTTCGACGCCGAGTTCAAGGGCCAGTTCACCTGGGACTACCTCGAGGAGGGACCCGAGGTGTGGCGCGTGCGGATCGGCAAGCCCGCCGCCTGA
- a CDS encoding histidine phosphatase family protein: MRRRTRRVSATGRRQASLLAARLDRTRADAILHGPRRRARQTAEILGHSLDSPVQLTSLLDDRTPHPSPERLGEYPPHRRNFLDETPVEERDIDGDGIAVAWRQLTEMSSDQVIIAVTHAFVIGSFVSHALGAPADAWLKLPIANASITELQPRPAGEWAVASVSDTGHLTGL, translated from the coding sequence ATGAGACGGCGGACCCGCCGGGTCAGTGCCACCGGACGACGACAAGCCTCTCTGCTCGCCGCGCGGCTCGATCGCACGCGCGCTGACGCCATTCTGCACGGACCTCGTCGCCGGGCTCGCCAGACTGCCGAGATACTGGGCCATTCGCTTGACAGTCCGGTGCAGCTGACCAGCCTTCTGGACGACCGGACTCCCCATCCGTCGCCCGAGCGACTGGGTGAATATCCGCCCCATCGCAGGAACTTCCTCGACGAGACACCGGTTGAAGAGCGAGACATCGATGGTGACGGCATCGCCGTCGCGTGGCGTCAGCTCACCGAGATGAGCAGCGATCAGGTGATCATCGCCGTCACGCACGCGTTCGTCATCGGGTCGTTCGTCAGCCACGCGCTCGGCGCTCCGGCCGATGCCTGGCTGAAACTCCCGATCGCGAACGCCAGCATCACCGAGCTCCAGCCTCGCCCGGCCGGCGAGTGGGCGGTCGCGAGCGTGAGTGATACCGGCCACCTCACCGGCCTCTGA
- a CDS encoding ImmA/IrrE family metallo-endopeptidase encodes MFQTTKVPLITFRGLSIQHDSLPVIILNGSDSNNGKVFTLFHEVAHLANKTSGLCDLDEDVNEEAIANAFAANFLMPYKQVTALVQTLDGEPSDLASKVAARFKVSFLAAGIRLRTLNVIDDDDLEFIWRESDAVWAKSRADQKAKTGGPAPWRVRYRDLGSTYIGTVARAVEDSRVDWMDASYLLNARIPMVRQMFEEYYRTEGSNQ; translated from the coding sequence GTGTTCCAGACGACCAAGGTGCCTCTCATCACATTCCGAGGCCTGTCCATCCAGCACGATTCCTTGCCCGTTATCATCCTTAACGGATCCGATTCCAACAACGGCAAGGTGTTCACCCTCTTCCATGAGGTGGCACACCTTGCCAACAAAACCAGCGGGCTGTGCGATTTGGATGAGGACGTGAATGAAGAGGCCATCGCTAATGCGTTCGCAGCGAACTTCCTCATGCCCTACAAGCAGGTCACGGCGTTGGTACAGACCTTGGATGGAGAGCCCAGCGACCTAGCATCCAAGGTAGCGGCGCGCTTCAAGGTCAGCTTTCTGGCCGCCGGCATCCGCCTCCGGACATTGAATGTAATTGATGACGACGATTTGGAATTCATCTGGCGGGAGAGTGACGCAGTCTGGGCCAAGAGCCGAGCGGACCAGAAGGCAAAGACCGGCGGGCCTGCCCCCTGGCGCGTGCGTTACCGAGACCTTGGCAGCACATATATCGGCACCGTGGCGCGCGCCGTGGAGGACTCCCGAGTTGACTGGATGGATGCCAGTTACCTCCTGAACGCACGGATTCCCATGGTCAGACAGATGTTTGAGGAGTATTACCGGACCGAGGGGAGCAACCAGTGA
- a CDS encoding Dps family protein, with product MAQAKKSATRSAESKSAKAPAAKPTRRQNAEKGFTASATLTDNLQAVLADLIELSLQGKQAHWNVVGRNFRDMHRQLDEIIAAARAFSDTVAERMRALHATADGRSATLGQTTSLPPFPAGEVSTEDTVGLITQRLEATVGTMREVHDQVDDEDPTSADILHEIIEKLEQFAWMVSAETRTPAGR from the coding sequence ATGGCACAAGCGAAGAAGTCAGCGACCAGGAGCGCTGAGAGCAAGAGCGCGAAGGCGCCGGCTGCGAAGCCCACTCGCAGGCAGAACGCCGAGAAGGGCTTCACCGCATCGGCCACTCTCACCGACAACCTCCAGGCGGTGCTGGCCGACCTGATCGAGCTCTCCCTGCAGGGCAAGCAGGCGCATTGGAACGTCGTCGGCCGCAACTTCCGCGACATGCACCGCCAGCTCGACGAGATCATCGCCGCAGCGCGCGCCTTCAGCGACACGGTCGCCGAGCGGATGCGGGCGCTGCACGCCACGGCAGACGGGCGAAGCGCCACCCTCGGGCAGACCACCTCTCTGCCGCCGTTCCCCGCCGGCGAGGTCTCCACAGAAGACACCGTCGGGCTGATCACCCAGCGGCTGGAGGCGACGGTCGGCACCATGCGCGAGGTGCACGACCAGGTCGATGACGAGGATCCCACCTCGGCCGACATCCTGCACGAGATCATCGAGAAGCTCGAGCAGTTCGCCTGGATGGTCAGCGCCGAGACGCGCACCCCCGCCGGTCGCTGA
- a CDS encoding MDR family MFS transporter has product MSAVHTGSTIIPETSGTIPRRDMAVIWVLLTAAFVAILNETTMGMAIPHLISDLHITPIAAQWVTSAFMLTMAVVIPTTGFLLRRFTTRQMFLSALTLFSGGTLIAALATGFPMLLVARVVQASGTAIMMPLLMTTVMTLVPPASRGRMMGRVSVVISLAPAIGPTMSGFLLDHFGWRAIFVVVLPIALVAMFIGWRWLTNVGETMRAPIDALSIVLSAFGFGGLVYGLSQIGGLGNGTSSTPLIVALVVGVVGLGLFLWRQVILQRKDDALMDLRIFLSKDFSLAMTQMFLLSLAFFGSITVIPLFLQDGLGLKAVDAGLVVLPGALAMGLLGPVIGRIYDSHGTRVLLIPGSILAASMLWVFTTLTVDSSVWLVLAAQTLLSVGLALSFTPLFTAALASLNPKFYSYGSAVIGTVQQVAGAAGIAVMMAVFTVITTAGGGTEVPTAVAAGTRTSITIGAVIATVTIIGAFLIRKPEDAGTEAPAHAGH; this is encoded by the coding sequence ATGTCTGCCGTTCACACCGGATCCACGATCATTCCTGAGACGTCCGGCACCATCCCGCGCAGGGACATGGCCGTCATCTGGGTGCTGCTGACGGCGGCGTTCGTCGCCATCCTCAACGAGACGACGATGGGGATGGCGATCCCGCACCTGATCTCCGACCTGCACATCACGCCGATCGCGGCGCAGTGGGTCACCAGCGCGTTCATGCTCACGATGGCGGTCGTCATCCCGACCACCGGTTTCCTGCTGCGCCGCTTCACCACGCGGCAGATGTTCCTCAGCGCCCTGACGCTGTTCTCCGGCGGCACGCTGATCGCGGCGTTGGCGACCGGGTTCCCCATGCTTCTGGTCGCCCGGGTCGTGCAGGCCTCTGGCACGGCGATCATGATGCCGCTGCTGATGACGACCGTGATGACCCTGGTGCCGCCCGCCTCCCGCGGGCGGATGATGGGGCGGGTCAGCGTGGTGATCTCACTGGCCCCGGCGATCGGGCCGACAATGTCGGGCTTCCTGCTCGATCACTTCGGCTGGCGCGCGATCTTCGTCGTCGTGCTGCCGATCGCTCTGGTGGCGATGTTCATCGGATGGCGCTGGCTGACCAACGTCGGCGAGACCATGCGCGCGCCGATCGACGCGCTCTCGATCGTGCTCTCGGCCTTCGGCTTCGGCGGGCTGGTCTATGGGCTGAGCCAGATCGGCGGACTCGGCAACGGCACCAGCTCGACGCCGCTGATCGTCGCCCTGGTCGTGGGCGTCGTCGGGCTCGGCCTGTTCCTGTGGCGCCAGGTCATCCTGCAGCGCAAGGACGACGCGCTGATGGATCTGCGCATCTTCCTCTCCAAGGACTTCTCGCTGGCGATGACGCAGATGTTCCTGCTGTCACTGGCGTTCTTCGGCAGCATCACCGTCATCCCGCTGTTCCTGCAGGATGGCCTCGGTCTGAAGGCGGTGGATGCCGGGCTCGTGGTCCTGCCCGGCGCGCTGGCCATGGGACTGCTGGGCCCGGTGATCGGGCGCATCTACGACAGCCACGGCACTCGAGTGCTGCTGATTCCCGGCTCGATCCTCGCGGCATCCATGCTGTGGGTGTTCACGACGCTCACCGTCGACAGCTCCGTCTGGCTGGTGCTCGCCGCGCAGACCCTGCTCTCGGTCGGACTCGCGCTGTCGTTCACGCCGCTGTTCACGGCCGCCCTGGCCTCGCTGAACCCGAAGTTCTACTCCTACGGCAGCGCGGTCATCGGCACGGTGCAGCAGGTGGCGGGCGCGGCCGGCATCGCGGTGATGATGGCGGTGTTCACGGTGATCACGACGGCGGGTGGCGGCACTGAGGTGCCCACCGCGGTCGCCGCCGGCACTCGGACGTCGATCACGATCGGCGCGGTCATCGCGACGGTCACGATCATCGGCGCGTTCCTGATCCGCAAGCCGGAGGATGCCGGAACCGAAGCACCCGCCCACGCGGGTCACTGA
- a CDS encoding alpha/beta fold hydrolase has product MRRRAIRADGHRESPRRAGARDPDEHLRARRPRRSVRRRGRGARHTRAGHPSRPRGRRSRCHLALPRRRSRLPGREDRSPCRSEELTASERAADAVDVLDHLGIADTWIGGHGFGGTIARTLAAEHHDRINGLLLLGVEDADIAPAPGIPVLIIQASDDEITPAAHAEALQRTAPERISLTRIPNADHFFPATHPIETAVVIEEYLDWD; this is encoded by the coding sequence ATGAGGCGACGCGCGATCCGTGCGGACGGCCACCGCGAATCACCCAGGAGAGCAGGCGCCCGTGACCCAGACGAACACCTTCGAGCCCGACGACCGCGCCGTTCCGTTCGTCGACGAGGGCGAGGGGCCCGTCACACTCGCGCTGGTCACCCATCGCGACCTCGCGGCCGACGGTCTCGGTGTCATCTCGCACTACCTCGCCGAAGAAGCCGGCTTCCGGGTCGTGAGGATCGGAGCCCGTGCCGCAGCGAGGAGCTCACCGCGAGCGAACGAGCGGCGGATGCGGTCGATGTGCTCGACCACCTCGGCATCGCCGACACCTGGATCGGCGGACACGGTTTCGGCGGAACCATCGCGAGGACTCTCGCCGCCGAGCACCACGATCGCATCAACGGATTGCTGCTGCTCGGAGTGGAGGATGCCGACATCGCGCCGGCTCCCGGCATCCCCGTCCTGATCATCCAGGCATCCGACGACGAGATCACCCCCGCCGCGCACGCCGAGGCGCTTCAGCGCACGGCGCCGGAGCGGATCAGCCTGACCCGCATCCCGAACGCCGATCACTTCTTCCCCGCGACTCACCCGATCGAGACCGCGGTCGTGATCGAGGAGTACCTGGACTGGGACTGA
- a CDS encoding tellurite resistance/C4-dicarboxylate transporter family protein, with protein MSTAAEAGIASSSPVRDSIAHLAPGYFAAVMGTGIVSIGLHAADIHALSAVLMWITAALYLGLWVLYLWRAIAHWPRVVADLRDPEVAFAYFTVVAATDVLGVRLAQDGMHAVAGPLFLFAALIWFVFGYVLPWQVLMTRDGKTILGQANGTWFIWAVASQSLAIGMTQLRPQVDAEFAPWVGLLAVLAWSVGVILYAAMAMLVLLRVVHFGVTPQQFDPAYWVAMGALAIAVVAGAGIVQMERTPLVDAVRPLIAATVVVFWVFCLWLIPLLVGAGVWRHALHRVPLRYVPTLWSMVFPMGMFAVASLSLGEADALPAAGAVGQVALTVAFVVWAAVFCWMLVRLLNVLWSSVRAPAPSAAA; from the coding sequence ATGAGCACAGCGGCGGAGGCCGGCATCGCATCGTCGTCACCTGTTCGCGACTCGATCGCGCACCTGGCGCCGGGCTACTTCGCCGCCGTGATGGGCACCGGCATCGTCTCCATCGGACTGCACGCTGCGGACATCCACGCGCTGTCGGCAGTGCTGATGTGGATCACCGCCGCGCTGTACCTTGGCCTGTGGGTGCTGTACCTCTGGCGGGCGATCGCGCATTGGCCTCGCGTCGTCGCAGATCTGCGCGACCCGGAGGTCGCGTTCGCCTATTTCACGGTGGTCGCGGCCACCGACGTGCTGGGGGTGCGTCTCGCCCAAGACGGGATGCATGCCGTGGCGGGCCCGCTGTTCCTGTTCGCCGCGCTGATCTGGTTCGTGTTCGGGTACGTGCTGCCATGGCAGGTGCTGATGACCCGCGATGGCAAGACGATCCTCGGCCAGGCCAACGGCACCTGGTTCATCTGGGCGGTGGCCAGCCAATCGCTGGCGATCGGAATGACGCAGCTGCGTCCACAGGTGGATGCCGAATTCGCCCCGTGGGTGGGACTGCTGGCCGTGCTCGCCTGGTCGGTCGGGGTGATCCTGTACGCGGCGATGGCGATGCTCGTGCTGCTGCGCGTGGTGCACTTCGGAGTCACCCCGCAGCAGTTCGACCCCGCCTACTGGGTGGCGATGGGGGCGCTGGCGATCGCCGTAGTGGCGGGAGCGGGCATCGTGCAGATGGAGCGCACGCCGCTCGTCGACGCCGTGCGGCCGCTGATCGCCGCCACCGTGGTGGTCTTCTGGGTGTTCTGCCTGTGGCTGATCCCGTTGCTGGTCGGCGCCGGCGTCTGGCGGCACGCCCTGCACCGCGTGCCGCTGCGCTACGTTCCGACGCTGTGGTCGATGGTGTTCCCGATGGGCATGTTCGCCGTCGCATCGCTCTCACTGGGCGAGGCGGATGCGCTGCCCGCAGCCGGCGCGGTGGGCCAGGTGGCGCTGACCGTCGCCTTCGTCGTGTGGGCGGCGGTGTTCTGCTGGATGCTGGTGCGCCTGCTGAACGTGCTGTGGTCGTCGGTGCGCGCGCCCGCGCCGAGCGCAGCGGCGTAG
- a CDS encoding helix-turn-helix domain-containing protein: MSQDETESIVRQRIRGLRIARGWTLDTLAARCHLSPSTLSRIETGRQRMVLEQLVAIAKALGTSLDQLVEPEGDEDVVIRPEPESIGGATFWLLSRERDRRGVTIGKMRLTENHDSPAPQVHPGYEWFTVLSGAIRLTLGTRTVLVLPGQAVEFSTMTPHLLEAYRGPAEVLTIFDHDGEQAHLPGHRHQ, translated from the coding sequence ATGTCGCAAGATGAGACGGAATCGATCGTCCGGCAGCGCATCCGCGGACTTCGCATCGCGCGAGGCTGGACGCTGGACACCCTCGCCGCACGCTGCCATCTCTCGCCCTCGACCCTGAGTCGAATCGAGACAGGTCGCCAGCGAATGGTGCTGGAGCAGCTGGTCGCGATCGCGAAGGCGCTGGGAACATCGCTCGACCAGCTCGTCGAACCGGAGGGCGACGAGGACGTCGTCATCCGACCCGAACCCGAGTCCATCGGCGGTGCCACATTCTGGCTGCTGTCCCGCGAACGGGATCGTCGCGGGGTGACCATCGGCAAGATGCGCCTCACAGAGAATCATGACTCACCGGCGCCGCAGGTGCATCCGGGCTACGAGTGGTTCACGGTCCTCAGCGGTGCCATCCGCCTCACGCTGGGCACCAGGACAGTTCTGGTGCTACCGGGACAGGCAGTCGAATTCTCCACCATGACCCCGCATCTCCTCGAGGCATACCGTGGCCCCGCGGAGGTGCTCACCATCTTCGACCACGACGGCGAGCAAGCGCACCTTCCCGGCCATCGTCATCAATGA
- a CDS encoding FAD-dependent oxidoreductase, protein MTHTEQYAAPAPWQDLPAGFAEHLELEARLSTSLRNSSLERAQAALDTPPAHVVDLGSGVGADAVALAQRFPTARVHALDVSDELLACVRAAATTAQVADRVDAHRVDLNDDWTVEIPDGADLVWAALSVHHLDNPAKALRRAYSALRPGGVLVLAELAAAPSLDPDDLGSGRAGLRERILDDRPGPGYAGADWAELLADAGFVPSEQREQELVVDASTSDGARYLEHQVRSHRDHLADDVSGEDRASLGEVLVSIRDGASPVSYRSARTVWVAARPQAEGTVDQPADIDAEVAVVGGSYAGLAAAIILARSRRDVVMIDEGQPRNASADGVHNLLGHEGISPRELIAKGRAEAESYGVRVVAGRATGLSGTVDDFTLRLGDDRPRIRARRIILATGLVDELPDIPGVREGWGKTVLHCPFCHGWEVRDQRIGVVCRDEIGIHQAILFRQLSNRVTLFLHEAPEPTEQQSAMLAAAGIPVVRGRIEKLVVEGAEMRAVRLESGESFDMDAAVVAPHTHARTGLFESIGGTAEQTPFGTQIPADPRGETAVPGVWVAGSGGQLTAMVSVSSASGVTTGSAVHGDLVMADLDRMVRSRHDDLP, encoded by the coding sequence GTGACCCACACCGAACAGTACGCCGCACCGGCGCCGTGGCAGGACCTTCCCGCAGGCTTTGCCGAGCACCTCGAGCTCGAAGCACGACTGAGCACCTCACTGAGGAACTCGAGCCTCGAGCGCGCGCAGGCCGCACTGGATACGCCTCCCGCACACGTCGTCGACCTCGGGTCCGGCGTCGGAGCGGATGCCGTGGCGCTCGCCCAGCGTTTCCCCACGGCCCGCGTGCACGCCCTCGACGTCTCCGACGAGCTGCTCGCCTGCGTGCGAGCAGCCGCCACGACAGCCCAGGTCGCGGACCGGGTGGATGCGCACCGCGTCGATCTGAACGACGACTGGACCGTGGAGATCCCGGACGGTGCCGACCTCGTGTGGGCCGCGCTGTCTGTGCATCACCTCGACAATCCCGCGAAGGCGCTGCGTCGCGCATACTCCGCGCTGCGCCCGGGTGGGGTGCTCGTGCTGGCGGAACTGGCGGCTGCCCCGAGCCTCGACCCGGACGATCTCGGAAGCGGACGCGCCGGGCTGCGAGAGCGCATCCTGGACGATCGGCCGGGGCCCGGGTACGCAGGCGCCGATTGGGCGGAGCTCCTCGCCGACGCAGGCTTCGTCCCATCGGAGCAGCGTGAGCAAGAGCTCGTCGTGGATGCCTCCACGAGTGACGGGGCTCGATATCTGGAGCATCAGGTTCGCTCGCACCGTGATCACCTCGCCGACGATGTCTCCGGTGAAGACCGGGCCAGCCTCGGTGAGGTCCTCGTCTCGATCCGGGACGGTGCGTCCCCGGTCTCGTACCGGTCAGCTCGCACCGTCTGGGTCGCGGCCCGGCCGCAGGCCGAGGGCACCGTCGATCAGCCGGCGGACATCGACGCGGAGGTCGCTGTCGTGGGCGGCAGCTATGCCGGGCTCGCAGCAGCGATCATCCTCGCCCGTTCGCGGCGCGATGTTGTGATGATCGATGAGGGGCAACCCCGCAACGCATCCGCTGACGGCGTGCATAACCTCCTGGGTCACGAGGGAATCTCTCCGCGCGAGCTGATCGCGAAGGGACGCGCAGAGGCCGAGTCCTACGGCGTCCGGGTCGTCGCCGGTCGCGCGACCGGGCTGTCCGGCACGGTCGATGATTTCACCCTGCGGTTGGGCGACGACAGACCCCGCATCCGCGCCCGCCGTATCATCCTCGCCACGGGCCTGGTCGATGAGCTACCCGACATCCCCGGGGTGCGCGAGGGATGGGGGAAGACCGTGCTGCACTGCCCGTTCTGCCACGGCTGGGAGGTTCGCGACCAGCGCATCGGGGTCGTCTGCCGTGACGAGATCGGCATCCATCAGGCGATCCTGTTCCGTCAGCTCAGCAACCGCGTTACCTTGTTCCTGCACGAGGCACCAGAGCCTACGGAGCAGCAGTCGGCGATGCTTGCCGCAGCGGGCATACCAGTGGTGCGCGGGCGCATCGAGAAACTCGTCGTGGAGGGCGCGGAGATGCGCGCCGTTCGGCTCGAAAGCGGTGAGAGCTTCGACATGGACGCGGCCGTCGTGGCGCCTCACACCCACGCTCGGACCGGGCTCTTCGAATCGATCGGAGGAACCGCCGAGCAGACGCCGTTCGGCACGCAGATCCCCGCCGATCCGCGCGGCGAGACGGCGGTGCCGGGAGTCTGGGTGGCGGGCAGTGGCGGCCAGCTGACGGCGATGGTGAGCGTCTCCAGCGCATCTGGGGTCACCACCGGCTCCGCGGTGCACGGCGACCTCGTCATGGCAGATCTCGATCGCATGGTGCGCTCGCGCCACGACGACCTCCCGTGA
- a CDS encoding DUF4411 family protein has product MSYTLDSNILINMERLYPRDIFPSLWTSIEGLVSQGEACICEAVLRELERGDDDLHIWAKNLHGFLCATHQDEVLTVAAITQAHPGWVSGTQNDADPWVIAHGLQEQRVVVTEETLKGPNTPDRKQKIPNVALEHGVPTMKFFGFVKAQGWSF; this is encoded by the coding sequence GTGAGCTACACCCTCGATTCAAACATTCTCATCAACATGGAGCGGCTCTACCCCCGCGACATCTTCCCGTCCCTATGGACTTCAATCGAAGGCCTCGTGAGCCAGGGAGAGGCCTGCATCTGCGAAGCAGTCCTCCGCGAGTTGGAGCGAGGTGACGACGACCTCCACATCTGGGCAAAGAACCTCCACGGGTTCCTATGCGCCACGCATCAAGATGAGGTCCTGACGGTGGCCGCCATCACTCAGGCCCACCCCGGCTGGGTGAGCGGAACACAGAACGATGCCGACCCCTGGGTCATTGCCCATGGACTTCAAGAGCAGCGGGTAGTGGTTACCGAGGAAACCCTGAAGGGTCCCAATACCCCGGACCGGAAGCAGAAGATACCCAATGTTGCGTTGGAACACGGGGTACCCACCATGAAGTTTTTCGGATTCGTCAAGGCGCAAGGCTGGTCCTTCTAG
- the arfB gene encoding alternative ribosome rescue aminoacyl-tRNA hydrolase ArfB, translating into MDDLRVLPGPGAPHGLLIPASELVEQFSRASGPGGQGVNTTDSRVQLSFDIAATAALDDVQRERVLSRLDGRLVGTVLIISAAEHRSQRQNRVAARERLAQLLRASVKPNIVRRSTRPTKGSQRRRLEGKHRRSETKAGRRRPKPSD; encoded by the coding sequence ATGGACGATCTGCGCGTTCTGCCCGGTCCCGGGGCTCCCCACGGGCTGCTCATCCCGGCATCCGAGCTGGTCGAGCAGTTCTCCCGCGCGTCGGGCCCGGGCGGACAGGGCGTGAACACGACGGATTCACGCGTGCAGCTCAGCTTCGACATCGCCGCGACGGCCGCTCTGGATGATGTCCAGCGCGAACGAGTGCTCAGCCGACTGGACGGACGTCTGGTGGGAACGGTGCTGATCATCAGCGCCGCCGAGCATCGCTCGCAGCGCCAGAACCGCGTGGCGGCCAGAGAGCGCCTTGCGCAGCTGCTTCGCGCGTCGGTGAAGCCCAACATCGTGCGACGCTCGACCCGCCCGACGAAGGGCTCGCAGCGGCGTCGGCTGGAGGGCAAGCACCGCCGGTCGGAGACGAAGGCGGGCCGTCGGCGGCCGAAGCCTTCTGATTGA
- a CDS encoding Fe-S cluster assembly protein HesB encodes MLTLTENANTIAATIVAQQSTTPDAGLRIHSSGTEAEPRFAVTIAPTPEPGDEVIGDDEIRVFLEHAAAELLNDKVLDASVDEQGAVSFTLLPQPV; translated from the coding sequence ATGCTCACCCTGACCGAGAACGCCAACACGATCGCGGCGACCATCGTCGCACAGCAGAGCACGACGCCGGATGCGGGGCTGCGCATCCACTCGTCAGGAACGGAAGCGGAGCCGCGCTTCGCGGTGACCATCGCTCCCACTCCTGAGCCCGGAGATGAGGTCATCGGCGATGACGAGATCCGTGTCTTCCTGGAGCACGCCGCCGCCGAGTTGCTGAACGACAAGGTGCTCGACGCCAGCGTCGACGAGCAGGGGGCGGTGTCGTTCACGCTGCTCCCCCAGCCGGTCTGA